A DNA window from Anaerocolumna sp. AGMB13020 contains the following coding sequences:
- a CDS encoding CsbD family protein → MDNKFNNQINHISGKVKEVAGKAVNSDQLELKGKLQQVGSDISQKGEEIKEKAAGKANKIIDKIKNERGW, encoded by the coding sequence ATGGACAATAAATTTAATAACCAGATCAATCATATATCAGGAAAGGTCAAAGAGGTTGCCGGAAAAGCAGTGAACTCGGACCAGTTGGAGCTAAAAGGTAAACTGCAGCAGGTGGGCAGTGATATCAGCCAAAAAGGGGAAGAAATAAAAGAGAAAGCTGCCGGAAAAGCAAACAAAATCATTGACAAAATTAAAAACGAGAGAGGATGGTAA